DNA sequence from the Methanolobus sp. ZRKC5 genome:
TTAAATGCTTTTCATACATCCTGTATTCCAGTCTGAACTGATAGTTTCAGTCCATTATGGTATATTCAAACACAAGCTGGCCGACAACAAAGAAGATGAGATCATATACCAGAAGCAATCGTATTTCTGAACCTATATTTCCGATATCTCCATCCACAAGTACTTTTCCTGTTGCCATTACCGCAGGAATTATAACCGGGATGATAAGAGGAAGCAGAAGCACAGGGAGCATTATTTCCCTTGCCCTTGTGCTGGCCGAGAGTGCTGATAACAGAGTTCCCACACTCACAAAACCAAAGGTTCCCAGGAAGATAACTATTGCAAGTCCCAGAATACCAGTTATATTGTAGTTGAAAAGTACAATGAAAATAGGGATTGTGAGTAACTCAACCATGAACATTAGTATTGCACTTGATATTGTCTTTCCAATATAGATAGAGCTTCTGTCAATGGGTGAGAGTTTCAAACCTTCAAGACATCCGTTTTCCATCTCACCTGCAAAGGAACGTGAAAGTCCCAGAGTGCCTGCAAAGGTGAAAGCTATCCAGAGCACACCCGGAGCGAGTTTTGCAATGATTTCCTGCTGGCTTAAAAGGTCACCAAATGAGATGCTGAAAATAACAATGACTACCAGTGAGAATATAAGCATGGAATTTAGCATCTGCTTTGTGCGAAACTCCGACTTCAGGTCTTTTGCTGCAATATAGAGGCTTTTCATCATCTATCCCACCAATCCTGCTATCCTAAAAGTTGCTGGTACCCTCGACGTCCATATCCTTTTCGACTATGGAAAGATACT
Encoded proteins:
- a CDS encoding heme exporter protein CcmB translates to MMKSLYIAAKDLKSEFRTKQMLNSMLIFSLVVIVIFSISFGDLLSQQEIIAKLAPGVLWIAFTFAGTLGLSRSFAGEMENGCLEGLKLSPIDRSSIYIGKTISSAILMFMVELLTIPIFIVLFNYNITGILGLAIVIFLGTFGFVSVGTLLSALSASTRAREIMLPVLLLPLIIPVIIPAVMATGKVLVDGDIGNIGSEIRLLLVYDLIFFVVGQLVFEYTIMD